The following proteins are encoded in a genomic region of Natrinema sp. DC36:
- a CDS encoding ATP-binding protein, with protein sequence MAQAGNSELVDAFEQFFRNYYDNEVKQLAQQYPNEQRSLHIDWQDLYKFDPDLADDFLAQPEQLQRYAEEALRLYDLPIDVSLGQAHVRIRNLPETESPEIREIRAREMNSLVQVRGIVRKATDVRPKIEESAFECQLCGTLTRVPQSSGDFQEPHECQGCERQGPFRVNFDQSEFVDSQKLRIQESPEGLRGGETPQSLDIHIEDDITGEVTPGDHVSATGVLRLEQQGDQQEKSPVFDFYMEGMSVEVDEEQFEDMDITDEDKEEIIRLSSSEGIYEQMVASIAPSIYGYDQEKLSMILQLFSGVTKQLPDGSRIRGDLHMLLIGDPGTGKCVRGDTKVTLVDGREVPIRDLVESNLEDPKPIDDGWYDEIDLEVPSLQDDGSIAPQRATKVWKRKAPEQMYRVQTSSGRELEVTPSHPLFVPTATSFQATRADELSVGDTVAAMETLVDPVGQSDPKEVLADGGVATISGTVETDRIVSIETLEPDYDWVYDLEVESTHNYVSNGVISHNSQMLSYIQNIAPRAVYTSGKGSSSAGLTAAAVRDDFGDGQQWTLEAGALVLADQGIAAIDELDKMRSEDRSAMHEALEQQKISVSKAGINATLKSRCSLLGAANPKYGRFDQYEPIGEQIDLEPALISRFDLIFTVTDQPDEEKDRNLAEHIITTNYAGELTTQREEMTSMDVSTEEIDEMTAQVDPEIDAELLRKYIAYAKQNCHPRMTESARNSIRDFYVDLRAKGSDEDAPVPVTARKLEALVRLSEASARVRLSDTVEQVDAERVIEIVRSCLQDIGVDPETGEFDADIVEAGTSKSQRDRIKNLKQLIGDIEEEYDDGAPVDIVLERAEEVGMDQSKAEHEIDKLKQKGEVYEPSTDTLRTT encoded by the coding sequence ATGGCGCAAGCGGGAAATTCCGAACTCGTCGACGCGTTCGAGCAGTTCTTTCGTAACTACTACGACAACGAGGTCAAACAGCTTGCCCAGCAGTATCCCAACGAGCAGCGATCGCTCCACATCGACTGGCAGGACCTCTACAAATTCGATCCCGACCTCGCGGACGATTTCCTCGCACAGCCGGAACAGCTCCAGCGCTACGCCGAGGAGGCGCTGCGCCTCTACGACCTCCCGATCGACGTAAGTCTCGGGCAGGCTCACGTCCGAATCCGGAACCTCCCGGAGACGGAGTCCCCCGAGATCCGGGAGATCCGCGCTCGAGAGATGAACTCCCTCGTCCAGGTCCGGGGGATCGTTCGCAAAGCCACCGATGTCCGGCCCAAGATCGAGGAATCCGCCTTCGAGTGCCAGCTCTGTGGTACTCTCACCCGCGTCCCCCAGTCCAGCGGCGACTTTCAGGAACCCCACGAGTGCCAGGGCTGTGAACGGCAGGGCCCGTTCCGCGTCAACTTCGACCAGTCCGAGTTCGTCGACTCGCAGAAGCTGCGCATTCAGGAGAGTCCCGAGGGGCTGCGCGGCGGGGAGACCCCGCAGTCGCTCGACATCCACATCGAGGACGACATCACCGGCGAGGTCACGCCCGGCGACCACGTCTCCGCAACCGGCGTCCTCCGGCTCGAGCAACAGGGCGACCAGCAGGAGAAGTCGCCGGTCTTCGACTTCTACATGGAGGGGATGTCAGTCGAGGTCGACGAAGAACAGTTCGAGGACATGGACATCACCGACGAGGACAAAGAGGAGATCATCCGACTCTCGAGCTCCGAGGGCATCTACGAGCAGATGGTCGCCTCCATCGCGCCCTCGATCTACGGCTACGATCAGGAGAAGCTCTCGATGATCCTCCAGCTGTTTTCCGGCGTGACGAAGCAGCTGCCCGACGGCTCGAGGATTCGCGGGGACTTGCACATGCTGCTTATCGGTGATCCTGGTACTGGTAAATGCGTCCGCGGAGATACGAAGGTTACTCTCGTAGACGGACGAGAGGTCCCGATTCGTGATCTCGTCGAATCAAATCTCGAGGACCCGAAACCGATCGATGACGGCTGGTACGACGAAATCGATCTCGAGGTTCCGTCCCTGCAGGACGACGGTTCAATCGCCCCACAGCGTGCGACGAAAGTCTGGAAACGCAAAGCGCCCGAGCAGATGTATCGCGTGCAGACCTCGAGCGGACGGGAACTCGAGGTGACGCCGTCGCATCCGCTGTTCGTTCCCACTGCGACCAGCTTTCAGGCAACACGCGCCGACGAACTATCCGTCGGTGACACCGTCGCTGCGATGGAAACGCTCGTAGACCCAGTCGGCCAGTCAGACCCAAAAGAAGTGCTGGCTGATGGTGGCGTAGCGACTATCTCTGGTACCGTCGAGACGGATCGAATCGTCTCGATCGAGACACTCGAGCCCGACTACGACTGGGTGTACGACCTCGAGGTCGAGAGCACTCACAACTACGTCTCGAACGGAGTCATCTCGCATAACTCCCAGATGCTGAGCTACATTCAGAACATCGCTCCTCGCGCCGTTTACACCTCCGGGAAAGGCTCGTCCTCGGCGGGTCTTACCGCCGCCGCCGTTCGCGACGACTTCGGTGACGGCCAGCAATGGACTCTCGAGGCTGGGGCCCTCGTCCTCGCCGATCAGGGGATCGCCGCCATTGACGAGCTAGATAAAATGCGATCGGAAGACAGGAGTGCCATGCACGAGGCCTTAGAACAACAGAAGATCTCGGTCTCGAAGGCCGGAATCAACGCGACGCTCAAGTCCCGCTGTTCCCTGCTCGGTGCGGCCAACCCCAAGTACGGCCGCTTCGACCAGTACGAGCCGATCGGCGAGCAGATCGACCTCGAGCCGGCGCTGATCTCGCGGTTCGACCTGATCTTCACCGTGACGGACCAGCCCGACGAGGAGAAAGACCGCAACCTCGCGGAACACATCATCACCACGAACTACGCGGGCGAGTTGACCACGCAGCGCGAGGAGATGACGTCGATGGACGTCTCGACCGAGGAGATCGACGAGATGACCGCGCAGGTCGATCCGGAGATCGACGCCGAACTCCTGCGCAAGTACATCGCCTACGCGAAACAGAACTGCCATCCGCGGATGACCGAGAGCGCTCGCAATTCGATCCGGGATTTCTACGTCGACCTGCGTGCGAAGGGGTCCGACGAGGACGCGCCGGTCCCCGTGACGGCGCGGAAACTCGAGGCACTGGTGCGCCTCTCGGAGGCCAGCGCTCGCGTGCGACTGTCGGATACGGTCGAGCAGGTCGACGCCGAACGGGTCATCGAGATCGTTCGCTCGTGTCTGCAGGACATCGGCGTCGATCCCGAGACCGGCGAGTTCGACGCGGACATCGTCGAGGCCGGCACCTCGAAGTCCCAGCGCGACCGGATCAAGAACCTCAAACAGCTGATCGGCGACATCGAGGAGGAGTACGACGACGGCGCGCCGGTTGACATCGTCCTCGAGCGAGCCGAGGAAGTCGGCATGGATCAGTCCAAGGCCGAACACGAGATCGACAAGCTCAAACAGAAAGGCGAGGTCTACGAGCCGAGTACGGATACGCTTCGGACGACGTAG
- a CDS encoding transcription initiation factor IIB family protein, whose translation MANADTSIVCPECDGRLRKRDTEIVCEECGLVSAEDAIDHGPEWRSFDDEDTDPRRTGAPLTRSRHDRGLSTEIGYGSGSSSGYSSRLTGRKRRQIARLRREHNRARISSKAERNQVYGFAEIRRITALLSLPDSAREQSCALFESAQSEDLLQGRSLEGFAAAAIYATCRTRSIARTIDEIAAVARADSDELTVAYDALNRELGLPTGPIDPTQYLPRYASKLDLGQAVERRAREHVDALLEAGLIGGRNPSGVAAGCLYKATGEREEWPSVTQSDAAEVADVAAVTIRSTVMNLREL comes from the coding sequence ATGGCGAATGCTGATACGTCTATAGTCTGTCCCGAATGTGATGGCAGATTGCGGAAGAGGGATACCGAAATAGTCTGTGAGGAGTGCGGACTTGTCTCGGCAGAGGACGCGATCGATCACGGTCCCGAGTGGCGGTCGTTCGACGACGAGGACACCGACCCGAGACGCACCGGAGCCCCGCTAACCCGCTCGAGACACGATCGCGGGCTCTCGACGGAGATCGGATACGGCTCCGGCTCGAGTTCGGGGTACAGTTCTCGGTTAACCGGCAGAAAACGACGGCAGATCGCTCGATTACGCCGAGAGCACAACCGGGCCCGAATCTCCTCGAAGGCCGAACGAAATCAGGTGTACGGATTCGCAGAAATCAGGCGGATCACCGCCTTGCTCTCACTACCGGACTCCGCTCGAGAGCAGTCTTGCGCGCTCTTCGAGTCCGCCCAGTCCGAAGACCTCCTGCAGGGGCGGTCGCTGGAAGGCTTCGCCGCCGCCGCGATCTACGCGACCTGTCGAACGCGCTCGATCGCCCGGACGATCGACGAAATCGCCGCCGTCGCGCGCGCCGACAGCGACGAACTCACCGTCGCCTACGACGCCTTGAACCGTGAACTCGGTCTGCCGACGGGGCCGATCGATCCCACGCAGTATCTCCCGCGGTACGCGTCGAAACTCGACCTCGGACAGGCGGTCGAGCGGCGTGCGCGAGAGCACGTCGACGCCCTGCTCGAGGCCGGGCTGATCGGCGGGCGCAATCCGAGCGGGGTCGCTGCGGGCTGTCTCTACAAGGCCACCGGCGAACGCGAGGAGTGGCCGTCGGTAACCCAGTCCGACGCCGCGGAGGTGGCCGACGTCGCTGCCGTGACGATCCGATCGACCGTCATGAATCTCAGAGAGCTCTAA
- the thrC gene encoding threonine synthase: protein MSLSLSADQPEQPADADEGVWLECIECGDTFAPFDDVRYTCDECDGLLEVRYADLPTFDDFEGEGVWRYADALPFESGVSIQEGATPLYEVPRLEDDIGVETLRIKHEGMNPTGSFKDRGMTVGVRVAEELGVGRLACASTGNTSAALAAYGSRGGMQTLVLLPAGKVAAGKIAQASLHGARILEVDGNFDACLDIVQELAGQGEAYLLNSLNPFRLEGQKTIGLEILEGFLADYDTVPDRIVLPVGNAGNTSALYKAFRELVHAGELEEGEVPKLTGVQAEGAAPMVEAIENGADEVRRWDDVETRATAIRIGNPVNAPKALPGIRETGGTAVAVSDEAITEAQRDLAGEGIGVEPASAASVAGLRKLRAAGIVDDDERVACLTTGHLLKDPDAAAAAGSEPEPVPADTQGVLEHLQE, encoded by the coding sequence ATGAGTCTCAGTCTCTCGGCTGATCAACCGGAACAACCTGCGGACGCCGACGAGGGCGTCTGGCTCGAGTGCATCGAGTGCGGCGACACCTTCGCTCCCTTCGACGACGTCCGATACACGTGCGACGAGTGTGACGGGCTGCTCGAGGTCCGCTACGCCGACCTGCCCACCTTCGACGACTTCGAGGGTGAGGGCGTCTGGCGCTACGCCGACGCGCTGCCGTTCGAATCGGGCGTCTCGATTCAGGAAGGGGCGACGCCGCTGTACGAGGTCCCTCGTCTCGAGGACGATATCGGCGTCGAGACCCTGCGGATCAAACACGAGGGGATGAACCCGACCGGCTCGTTCAAGGACCGCGGGATGACCGTCGGCGTTCGGGTCGCCGAAGAACTCGGCGTCGGCCGACTGGCCTGTGCCTCGACGGGCAACACCAGCGCCGCGCTGGCCGCCTACGGCTCCCGCGGCGGGATGCAGACGCTCGTGCTCCTCCCCGCCGGCAAGGTCGCCGCCGGCAAGATCGCCCAGGCGAGCCTTCACGGCGCGCGCATCCTCGAGGTCGACGGCAACTTCGACGCCTGTCTGGACATCGTTCAGGAACTCGCGGGGCAGGGCGAGGCCTACCTGCTGAACTCGCTGAATCCCTTCCGACTCGAGGGCCAGAAGACGATCGGCCTCGAGATCCTCGAGGGCTTCCTCGCCGATTACGACACCGTCCCGGACCGGATCGTGCTCCCGGTCGGTAACGCAGGTAACACGTCGGCGCTGTACAAGGCATTCCGCGAACTCGTCCACGCGGGCGAACTCGAGGAGGGCGAGGTCCCGAAACTGACCGGCGTCCAGGCCGAGGGTGCCGCGCCGATGGTCGAGGCGATCGAGAACGGGGCCGACGAAGTCCGGCGCTGGGACGACGTCGAGACGCGCGCGACCGCGATCCGAATCGGCAACCCGGTCAACGCGCCCAAGGCCCTACCCGGCATCCGCGAGACCGGCGGTACCGCCGTCGCGGTCTCCGACGAGGCGATCACCGAGGCCCAGCGCGACCTCGCGGGCGAAGGGATCGGCGTCGAGCCCGCCTCCGCGGCCTCCGTCGCCGGTCTCCGAAAGCTTCGCGCAGCGGGAATCGTCGACGACGACGAGCGCGTCGCCTGTCTCACTACCGGCCACCTGCTCAAAGACCCCGACGCCGCGGCCGCCGCCGGCAGCGAACCCGAACCCGTGCCGGCCGACACGCAGGGAGTGCTCGAGCACCTGCAGGAGTAG
- the argF gene encoding ornithine carbamoyltransferase, protein MTTATNETEPRHFLDVDDLSEAELLAVLDTADEYKRAVEAGEDHADLSGRTLGMLFQKASTRTRVSFETGMTQLGGHAIFLGEDDIQLGRGEPLKDTSRALSRYVDAVMARVFKHENIEVLAEYSSVPIVNGLTDDAHPCQTLADLLTIREHEDGFEDVSAAWIGDGNNVAQSFALGCALTDVDLTIATPEGYEVDDAVLERARELGGDPTTTTDPVEAVTDADIIYTDVWISMGQEDERDVRMDDFAGFQVSSELLEHAPDASVMHCLPAHRGEEITDDIIEGDRSIVFDQAENRLHAQKALLSWLLE, encoded by the coding sequence ATGACAACAGCAACGAACGAGACGGAGCCGAGACATTTCCTCGACGTCGACGACCTCTCCGAGGCGGAACTGCTCGCAGTTCTCGATACGGCCGACGAGTACAAACGCGCCGTCGAAGCCGGCGAGGACCACGCCGACCTCTCCGGGCGGACCCTGGGGATGCTCTTCCAGAAGGCGAGTACCCGTACCAGGGTCTCCTTCGAGACGGGAATGACACAGCTCGGCGGACACGCGATCTTCCTCGGGGAAGACGACATCCAGCTCGGGCGGGGCGAACCGCTGAAAGACACGTCGCGTGCGCTCTCGCGGTACGTCGACGCGGTGATGGCTCGCGTCTTCAAACACGAGAACATCGAAGTGCTCGCGGAGTACTCCTCGGTTCCGATCGTCAACGGGCTCACCGACGACGCCCACCCCTGCCAGACGCTCGCGGATCTGCTGACGATCCGCGAACACGAGGACGGCTTCGAGGACGTCTCGGCGGCCTGGATCGGCGACGGCAACAACGTCGCCCAGTCGTTCGCGCTCGGCTGTGCGCTGACGGACGTCGATCTGACAATCGCGACGCCCGAGGGCTACGAGGTCGACGACGCCGTCCTCGAGCGGGCTCGCGAACTCGGCGGCGATCCGACGACCACGACCGATCCCGTCGAGGCGGTCACCGACGCCGATATCATCTATACGGACGTCTGGATCAGCATGGGCCAGGAGGACGAACGCGACGTCCGCATGGACGATTTCGCGGGCTTTCAGGTCAGTTCGGAGCTGCTCGAGCACGCCCCCGATGCGTCGGTCATGCACTGTCTCCCGGCCCACCGCGGCGAGGAGATCACCGACGACATTATCGAGGGCGACCGCTCGATCGTCTTCGATCAGGCGGAAAACCGACTTCACGCCCAGAAGGCGTTGCTGAGCTGGCTGCTCGAGTAG
- a CDS encoding [LysW]-lysine hydrolase codes for MNANSSEPTDVTAADARELLVDLVSIPSPTGEEREAAKRLVDFFEAHDREVWIDAVGNVRAPADDAVLLTSHIDTVPGDIPVEVEATGDDEILWGRGSVDATGPLAAMAAAAVRTGVSFVGVVGEEIDSKGSRYLVDDREEPPDAVVNGEPSGADGITLGYRGLIAGTYVATSESGHTSRPDPNAIQHAVRWWSAVEDRFEGDEYEPVFEQVTTKPVDIEGGVSADGLSVEATMDVQLRVPPALTVGTVREAAEAELEVGTVTWKDKVPPVMMSPRTAVARAFRVAIRKEGGDPRLVRKTGTSDMNIYAGAWDCPMVTYGPGNSDLDHAPDERLPLSEFDQSVAILERVARTLSED; via the coding sequence ATGAACGCGAACTCGAGCGAGCCGACGGACGTGACGGCGGCGGACGCCCGGGAGCTGTTGGTCGATCTCGTTTCGATCCCCTCGCCGACCGGCGAGGAACGCGAGGCGGCCAAACGCCTCGTGGACTTCTTCGAGGCCCACGACCGGGAGGTCTGGATCGACGCGGTCGGAAACGTCCGCGCGCCGGCGGACGACGCCGTGTTGTTGACCTCACACATCGACACCGTGCCGGGGGACATCCCCGTCGAGGTCGAAGCGACCGGCGACGACGAGATCCTCTGGGGTCGCGGCAGCGTCGACGCGACGGGGCCGCTCGCCGCGATGGCGGCCGCCGCCGTCCGCACCGGCGTCTCCTTCGTCGGCGTCGTCGGCGAAGAAATCGACTCGAAGGGGTCGCGCTATCTGGTCGACGACCGCGAGGAGCCACCGGACGCCGTCGTCAACGGCGAACCCTCCGGAGCCGACGGGATCACGCTCGGGTATCGCGGACTGATCGCCGGCACGTACGTCGCGACCAGCGAGTCCGGCCACACCTCCCGGCCGGACCCGAACGCGATCCAACACGCCGTCCGCTGGTGGTCGGCCGTCGAGGACCGCTTCGAGGGCGACGAGTACGAACCGGTATTCGAGCAGGTGACGACCAAGCCGGTCGATATCGAAGGCGGCGTCAGCGCCGACGGCCTCTCCGTCGAGGCGACGATGGACGTCCAGTTGCGCGTGCCGCCAGCGCTCACCGTGGGGACCGTCCGCGAAGCCGCGGAGGCCGAACTCGAGGTCGGGACCGTCACCTGGAAGGATAAGGTCCCGCCGGTGATGATGAGCCCGCGAACGGCGGTCGCACGGGCGTTTCGCGTCGCCATCCGCAAGGAGGGTGGCGATCCTCGCCTGGTGCGAAAGACCGGCACGAGCGACATGAACATCTACGCCGGGGCCTGGGACTGTCCGATGGTCACCTACGGGCCGGGCAACTCGGACCTCGATCACGCGCCCGACGAACGACTGCCGCTGTCGGAGTTCGATCAGTCAGTAGCGATCCTCGAGCGCGTCGCGCGGACGCTTAGCGAGGACTGA
- a CDS encoding aminotransferase class III-fold pyridoxal phosphate-dependent enzyme, whose translation MSDLDFISGSKPIGLETGEGPYLYTADGTEYLDAGASFACTPLGHSHPAVVEAVQEQVGDLTFVDSSYPIQSREDAYAAFVAAAPDGLESAWFCNSGTEANEAALKFARSATGESKIVAATRSFHGRTMGALAATWKDKYKKPYEPLAGDVEFVPYGDGEELAAAVDDETAAVILEPIQGEGGINVPPAGYLETARECTDEAGAALVFDEVQTGMGRTGEMWACQNAGVTPDVLTTAKGLGNGLPVGAVAVQDWIADGAASHNATFSGGPVVAAAVHATVSTLVEKEWPAHAAEMGDYLTAELEAALGDEVREIRGDGLLVGVELKRGANRAARDLAMNHQVLALPAGRTVLRLLPPLVIEEAEADRLVDALTAVVASDTES comes from the coding sequence ATGAGCGACCTCGACTTCATCTCCGGGAGCAAGCCGATCGGGCTCGAGACCGGCGAAGGACCGTATCTCTACACTGCCGACGGGACGGAGTACCTCGACGCCGGCGCGAGTTTCGCGTGCACGCCGCTGGGTCACTCCCACCCCGCGGTCGTCGAGGCCGTCCAGGAGCAGGTCGGCGACCTAACGTTCGTCGACTCCTCCTATCCCATCCAGTCGCGCGAGGACGCCTACGCGGCGTTCGTCGCGGCGGCGCCCGACGGACTCGAGTCCGCCTGGTTCTGCAACTCCGGGACCGAGGCCAACGAGGCCGCCTTGAAGTTCGCCCGGTCGGCGACCGGCGAGTCCAAGATCGTCGCCGCGACCCGCTCGTTCCACGGGCGGACGATGGGGGCGCTCGCGGCGACCTGGAAGGACAAGTACAAGAAGCCCTACGAGCCGCTGGCCGGCGACGTGGAGTTCGTCCCCTACGGCGACGGCGAAGAGCTCGCGGCCGCCGTCGACGACGAGACCGCGGCCGTCATCCTCGAGCCGATTCAGGGCGAAGGCGGGATCAACGTTCCGCCCGCGGGCTACCTCGAGACCGCCCGCGAGTGCACCGACGAGGCCGGCGCGGCGCTCGTCTTCGACGAGGTCCAGACCGGGATGGGCCGCACCGGCGAGATGTGGGCCTGCCAGAACGCGGGCGTCACGCCGGACGTGCTCACGACGGCGAAAGGGCTGGGCAACGGCCTCCCCGTCGGCGCGGTCGCGGTGCAGGACTGGATCGCCGACGGCGCGGCCTCGCACAACGCCACGTTCAGCGGCGGCCCCGTCGTCGCCGCGGCGGTTCACGCGACCGTCTCGACGCTGGTCGAAAAGGAGTGGCCCGCCCACGCAGCCGAGATGGGGGACTATCTCACGGCAGAACTCGAGGCGGCGCTGGGCGACGAGGTCCGCGAGATCCGCGGCGACGGACTGCTCGTCGGCGTCGAGTTGAAACGCGGCGCGAACCGCGCCGCTCGCGATCTGGCGATGAACCACCAGGTCCTGGCGCTTCCCGCGGGTCGAACGGTTCTGCGTCTGCTGCCCCCGCTCGTGATCGAAGAGGCGGAGGCGGACCGACTCGTGGACGCGCTGACCGCGGTCGTCGCATCCGACACCGAATCATGA
- a CDS encoding acetylglutamate/acetylaminoadipate kinase gives MTVVVKIGGARAVDPEGALADVASLVEDGEDVVLTHGGSTAVDETLEELGEEPTYVETPGGVVGRFTDERTMDVFKMVMPGKLNTDLVESLHNEGVDAVGLSGTDGKLLEGKRKSAVRVKEDGKKKIKRGDHSGTIESVNADLLETVLAGGYTPVVSVPVLGKEKEGGYTAVNADADRAAAAIAGALEADLVVLTDVSGIYEDPDDESTKIDTASTPDEFEAVKAAAEGFMTKKVMAAEEALEGGASSVIVATANADEPITSALAGEGTTLEPGALGDADADETAQEAAE, from the coding sequence ATGACTGTCGTAGTCAAGATCGGCGGCGCGCGCGCCGTCGACCCCGAAGGCGCGCTCGCCGACGTCGCCTCGCTCGTCGAGGACGGCGAAGACGTGGTCCTCACGCACGGCGGTTCGACCGCCGTCGACGAGACCTTAGAAGAACTCGGCGAGGAACCGACCTACGTCGAGACGCCCGGCGGCGTCGTCGGCCGCTTCACCGACGAGCGCACGATGGACGTCTTCAAGATGGTGATGCCGGGCAAGCTCAACACCGATCTGGTGGAGAGTCTGCACAACGAGGGCGTCGACGCGGTCGGCCTCTCGGGCACCGACGGCAAACTGCTCGAGGGCAAGCGCAAGTCCGCCGTTCGCGTGAAAGAGGACGGCAAGAAGAAGATCAAGCGCGGCGACCACTCGGGCACGATCGAGTCGGTCAACGCCGACCTGCTCGAGACGGTGCTCGCGGGCGGCTACACGCCAGTCGTCTCCGTCCCCGTGTTGGGGAAAGAGAAGGAGGGCGGCTACACCGCGGTCAACGCCGACGCCGACCGCGCCGCGGCCGCGATCGCCGGCGCGCTCGAGGCCGATCTGGTCGTCCTCACCGACGTCTCGGGGATCTACGAGGATCCCGACGACGAGTCGACCAAGATCGACACGGCCTCCACGCCCGACGAGTTCGAGGCCGTCAAAGCCGCCGCCGAGGGGTTCATGACGAAGAAGGTCATGGCCGCCGAGGAGGCCCTCGAGGGCGGCGCGTCGTCGGTAATCGTCGCGACCGCGAACGCCGACGAGCCGATTACGAGCGCGCTCGCGGGGGAAGGGACGACCCTCGAGCCCGGCGCGCTCGGTGATGCGGACGCGGACGAGACGGCACAGGAGGCCGCAGAATGA
- the argC gene encoding N-acetyl-gamma-glutamyl-phosphate reductase yields the protein MAVGTETGADANAETVTASVIGGSGFTGGELLRLLAGHPNFDITEVTSRSKAGKSVGSVHPPLRGSDLRFTEPDDLESVDVLFAATPHGVSMGRIDDFFDIADTVVDLSADFRLESEAQYEEWYDGHEAPEYLERAEYALPEINRENLEGADLIAGGGCNATATILGLYPLFEHGILEGGEQIVVDVKVGSSEGGAGGGEASSHPERSGVVRPYAPTGHRHEAEIEQFLDTSVAFTCHAVDMIRGASATNHVFPSGPVSKGDLWQAYRGCYEDEPFVRMAAGGSGVYRYPEPKAVAGTNLAEVGFELDPSNKRIVVFSAIDNMMKGSAGQAVHAANVALGLEETAGLEFTGLHPVGAP from the coding sequence ATGGCGGTCGGTACCGAGACCGGCGCGGACGCAAACGCCGAGACCGTTACCGCGAGCGTCATCGGCGGGAGCGGCTTCACGGGCGGCGAGCTCCTGCGACTGCTCGCCGGCCATCCAAATTTCGATATTACGGAAGTCACGAGCCGCTCGAAGGCCGGCAAGAGCGTGGGCTCCGTCCACCCGCCGCTTCGCGGCTCGGACCTGCGCTTTACCGAACCCGACGATCTCGAGAGCGTCGACGTCCTGTTCGCGGCGACGCCACACGGCGTCTCCATGGGCCGGATCGACGACTTTTTCGACATTGCCGATACCGTCGTCGACCTCTCGGCGGACTTCCGCCTCGAGAGCGAAGCCCAGTACGAGGAGTGGTACGACGGGCACGAGGCTCCGGAATACCTCGAGCGGGCCGAGTACGCGCTTCCCGAGATCAATCGCGAGAACCTCGAGGGCGCGGACCTCATCGCGGGCGGCGGCTGTAACGCCACCGCGACCATTTTGGGGCTGTACCCGCTGTTCGAACACGGCATTCTCGAGGGCGGCGAGCAGATCGTCGTCGACGTGAAAGTCGGCTCCTCCGAAGGGGGCGCCGGCGGCGGCGAGGCCTCGAGCCACCCCGAGCGCTCGGGCGTCGTCCGTCCGTACGCGCCGACCGGCCACCGCCACGAGGCCGAGATCGAGCAGTTCCTCGACACCTCGGTCGCCTTCACCTGCCACGCCGTAGATATGATCCGCGGCGCGAGCGCGACGAATCACGTCTTCCCCTCGGGACCGGTCTCGAAGGGCGACCTCTGGCAGGCCTATCGGGGCTGCTACGAGGACGAGCCGTTCGTCCGCATGGCCGCCGGCGGCTCCGGCGTTTACCGCTACCCTGAACCCAAAGCGGTTGCCGGGACGAATCTGGCCGAAGTCGGCTTCGAACTCGACCCCTCGAACAAGCGCATCGTCGTCTTCTCGGCGATCGACAACATGATGAAAGGCTCCGCGGGGCAGGCGGTCCACGCCGCCAACGTCGCGCTGGGCTTAGAGGAGACGGCCGGACTCGAGTTTACGGGGCTGCACCCCGTGGGGGCTCCGTAA
- the lysX gene encoding lysine biosynthesis protein LysX, giving the protein MNVGVLYSRIRKDEKLLLSELRERDHEVTKIDVRKQTFDISEAPAAFDGLDIVVDRCLATSRSLYATQFFEAYGIPVVNSHETADICADKVKNSLALEKAGVPTPATKVAFTKETAMEAIEDFGYPCVLKPVVGSWGRLMAKIDSESAAEAILEHKATLGHYEHKVFYVQEFVEKPGRDIRVLAVDGEPIAGMVRSSDHWITNAAKGAETDVFEPDEEAKELVQKASDAVGGGLLGVDLMETGDSYTVHEVNHTVEFKALDGAVETDVAGTVVDWLEAKADAAADEELEVSA; this is encoded by the coding sequence GTGAACGTCGGCGTACTCTACTCGCGAATTCGCAAGGACGAGAAACTCCTGCTCAGCGAGCTTCGCGAGCGCGACCACGAGGTCACGAAGATCGACGTTCGCAAGCAGACCTTCGACATCTCGGAAGCCCCTGCGGCGTTCGACGGCCTCGACATCGTCGTCGACCGCTGTCTCGCCACGAGTCGGAGCCTGTACGCCACGCAATTCTTCGAGGCCTACGGCATCCCCGTGGTCAACAGCCACGAGACCGCGGACATCTGCGCCGACAAGGTGAAAAACAGCCTCGCGCTCGAGAAGGCGGGCGTGCCCACGCCCGCGACGAAAGTCGCCTTCACGAAGGAGACGGCCATGGAAGCCATCGAGGACTTCGGCTACCCCTGCGTCCTCAAACCCGTCGTGGGTTCGTGGGGTCGTCTGATGGCCAAGATCGACTCCGAGTCGGCTGCCGAGGCCATCCTCGAGCACAAGGCCACGCTGGGCCACTACGAGCACAAGGTGTTCTACGTCCAGGAGTTCGTCGAGAAGCCGGGCCGCGACATTCGCGTGCTCGCAGTCGACGGCGAGCCGATCGCCGGAATGGTCCGCTCGTCGGACCACTGGATCACGAACGCCGCCAAGGGCGCCGAAACGGACGTCTTCGAACCGGACGAGGAAGCGAAAGAGCTCGTCCAGAAGGCCAGCGACGCCGTCGGTGGCGGCTTGCTCGGCGTCGATCTCATGGAAACCGGTGACTCCTACACGGTTCACGAGGTCAACCACACGGTCGAGTTCAAGGCCCTCGACGGCGCCGTCGAGACCGATGTCGCCGGTACCGTCGTCGACTGGCTCGAGGCGAAAGCCGACGCCGCGGCCGACGAGGAACTCGAGGTGAGCGCCTGA